A section of the Marinimicrobium koreense genome encodes:
- a CDS encoding porin yields MKKIVMPMVLALSLPGLAMADFRVYGKANVSLQHADESGDSKMELVSNASRIGVKGSEALTDELEAIFQFEYETQVDDGDKGGQTFSQRDIYVGVRGKAGTLMVGKVNTPLKSAQDKVDLFNDLEGDINYLFKGEVRANNVVQYKSPVFGEYFAGSVAYIASEEDGVDPGVSATISYRNAGLYLAVAQDTDVQVEGADLTRLVARYSIDNVHVGALFETYEDATTDEDGAFVSVLWEATDVWSFKAQAGSSDINEGGGEAISLGADYKLTDKTKLYGYYTNETSDLLVNGAGRDDQYLGVGMSLSF; encoded by the coding sequence ATGAAAAAGATTGTGATGCCAATGGTTTTGGCATTGAGCCTTCCGGGCCTGGCGATGGCGGATTTCCGCGTTTATGGTAAGGCCAACGTCTCTCTGCAGCATGCGGATGAGTCAGGCGACAGTAAAATGGAGCTGGTCAGCAATGCCTCACGTATTGGTGTCAAGGGCTCGGAAGCGCTGACCGACGAGCTGGAAGCCATTTTCCAGTTCGAATACGAAACCCAAGTGGACGATGGCGACAAGGGCGGCCAGACCTTCAGCCAGCGGGATATCTATGTGGGCGTGCGCGGCAAGGCCGGTACCCTGATGGTGGGTAAGGTGAATACCCCGCTGAAAAGTGCACAAGACAAGGTCGACCTGTTTAACGACCTGGAAGGGGATATCAACTACCTGTTCAAAGGTGAAGTGCGCGCCAACAACGTGGTGCAATACAAAAGTCCGGTATTTGGCGAGTACTTTGCCGGGTCGGTAGCGTACATCGCCAGTGAGGAAGACGGCGTTGATCCGGGTGTTTCCGCGACAATCAGTTATCGCAACGCGGGGCTGTACCTGGCCGTGGCTCAGGACACCGACGTGCAGGTAGAAGGCGCGGACCTGACCCGCCTGGTGGCGCGTTATTCCATTGACAATGTCCATGTGGGCGCCCTGTTTGAAACCTATGAAGATGCCACCACCGATGAAGATGGCGCCTTCGTTTCCGTCCTGTGGGAAGCCACCGATGTCTGGTCTTTCAAAGCACAGGCTGGCAGCTCCGACATCAATGAAGGTGGCGGTGAGGCCATCAGCCTGGGTGCGGACTACAAACTGACCGACAAGACCAAGCTTTACGGTTACTACACCAATGAGACCAGTGACTTGCTCGTTAATGGCGCCGGCCGTGACGATCAGTATCTGGGCGTGGGCATGAGCCTGTCGTTCTGA
- a CDS encoding MlaA family lipoprotein — protein MIDPRRVALRWIKVPAVLLLFSLSGLALANDEFEDPWEDFNRRIHAFNMTADRFVLKPVTRGYRFITPKFVQAGVRNVFNNVLEVPSALNGVLQGKPGSAFHDSGRFLINSTVGVGGLFDVAKHVGLENGDHEDFGQTLAVWGFDRGPYLVLPILGSSTVRDTLALPVDWLSDPLFYVDHTRTRNSTVALYYINKRSELMELEKHLTGDHYIFIRDAYLQRRDFLVNDGEVEDDFGSDMDMSEYGDFDEEGGDPF, from the coding sequence GTGATTGACCCCCGCCGTGTGGCCCTGAGATGGATCAAGGTTCCCGCCGTGCTTTTGTTGTTCAGCCTTTCCGGGCTGGCGCTGGCCAATGACGAGTTTGAAGACCCCTGGGAGGACTTCAACCGCCGTATTCACGCCTTTAATATGACCGCCGACCGTTTTGTGCTCAAGCCGGTCACCCGTGGCTATCGCTTCATCACCCCGAAATTTGTCCAGGCCGGGGTCCGCAATGTCTTCAATAATGTGCTGGAAGTGCCCAGCGCGCTCAACGGTGTGCTTCAGGGCAAGCCCGGATCCGCATTTCACGACTCGGGCCGCTTTTTGATCAACAGCACCGTGGGTGTGGGTGGGCTGTTTGACGTAGCCAAGCACGTGGGGCTGGAAAATGGCGACCATGAGGACTTCGGGCAGACCCTGGCGGTCTGGGGGTTTGACCGGGGTCCCTACCTGGTGTTGCCGATTCTGGGGTCAAGCACCGTTCGCGATACCCTGGCCCTGCCGGTAGACTGGCTCTCCGACCCGCTCTTTTATGTGGATCACACGCGCACCCGCAACAGCACAGTCGCACTGTACTACATCAACAAGCGCTCGGAGCTGATGGAGCTTGAGAAGCACCTCACCGGTGACCATTACATTTTCATTCGCGATGCCTACCTGCAGCGTCGTGACTTCCTGGTCAACGACGGCGAAGTCGAGGATGACTTTGGTTCTGATATGGATATGTCCGAATACGGTGATTTTGACGAAGAGGGCGGTGACCCCTTCTAA
- a CDS encoding PilZ domain-containing protein, producing the protein MTVDRAHQEKRDFIRMKIDTPLRAQISGEGVAAEGLCHELSGGGMQLATEHYLEPGTELEVTISSEHGQAPTLKAKTHVVRTETDGKVHRVGLEILEILH; encoded by the coding sequence ATGACCGTCGACAGAGCGCATCAGGAGAAGCGGGATTTCATCCGCATGAAAATCGATACCCCACTCAGGGCGCAGATCAGTGGCGAGGGGGTTGCGGCAGAGGGGCTCTGCCATGAGCTGAGTGGTGGCGGTATGCAACTGGCCACCGAGCACTATCTTGAGCCCGGTACCGAGCTGGAAGTGACCATTTCCTCCGAACACGGCCAGGCCCCTACCTTGAAGGCCAAAACCCATGTGGTCCGGACGGAGACCGACGGCAAGGTACACCGGGTCGGGCTGGAAATTCTGGAGATCCTCCACTGA
- a CDS encoding SpoIIE family protein phosphatase, with translation MTDASRKLLIIDDDAPVRQSIVAYLEDSGFEVLEATDGPSGLAVFREHKPELVITDLRMPGLDGLQVLQALHEDAPDLPVIVVSGAGVMGDVVSALRLGASDYLIKPIVDMEMLVHSVRRALERCDLLVQNQRYRDKLEFANRGLRENLRVLERDQQAGRQVQQRLLPVPLDTPEGYHVAHHIAPSLYLSGDFVDYAYLKHRYLAFYLADVSGHGASSAFVTIWLKHLVSRMVREEGLFCDAQSFEDGANTMLQQINRELNETRLNHHLTFFVGVIDTQTREMRYVVAGHLPMPILITPEGAGFLTGNGKPVGIFAHPDWEIYQTQLPEQFSLVCFSDGVLEVLPPKVLKDKEDRLLEIVRDHGDSLESVCSALGIEDVSETPDDIAIMTVIKR, from the coding sequence ATGACCGACGCGAGCAGAAAACTGCTGATCATCGACGACGACGCGCCGGTCCGCCAAAGTATCGTGGCCTATCTCGAAGACAGTGGGTTTGAGGTGCTGGAGGCGACCGATGGCCCGTCCGGGCTGGCGGTGTTTCGCGAGCACAAACCGGAGCTGGTCATAACCGACCTCAGAATGCCCGGCCTGGACGGTCTTCAGGTGCTCCAGGCACTGCACGAAGACGCGCCGGATCTGCCGGTAATAGTGGTCTCCGGGGCTGGAGTGATGGGCGATGTGGTCTCGGCCCTGCGGCTCGGTGCCAGCGACTATCTGATCAAACCCATTGTCGACATGGAAATGCTGGTGCACTCGGTGCGCCGGGCGTTGGAGCGGTGCGACCTGCTGGTCCAGAATCAACGCTACCGGGACAAGCTGGAGTTCGCCAACCGGGGCCTGCGGGAGAATCTTCGGGTGCTCGAACGCGACCAACAGGCGGGGCGCCAGGTTCAGCAGCGGTTGTTGCCGGTTCCCCTGGATACCCCGGAGGGCTATCACGTCGCCCACCACATAGCGCCATCGCTGTATCTCAGCGGGGACTTTGTGGACTATGCCTACCTAAAACATCGGTATCTGGCGTTTTATCTGGCCGATGTGTCCGGCCACGGCGCCTCCTCGGCATTTGTGACCATCTGGCTGAAACACCTGGTCAGCCGTATGGTGCGCGAAGAGGGGTTGTTCTGCGATGCTCAGTCTTTCGAGGATGGCGCGAACACCATGTTGCAGCAGATCAACCGCGAACTGAATGAAACCCGGCTGAACCACCATTTGACCTTTTTTGTCGGAGTCATTGATACTCAGACACGGGAAATGCGTTATGTTGTAGCGGGTCATCTGCCGATGCCCATTCTGATCACCCCGGAAGGGGCCGGGTTTCTGACCGGGAACGGCAAGCCGGTGGGTATCTTCGCCCATCCGGACTGGGAAATTTACCAGACACAGCTGCCGGAGCAGTTCTCTCTGGTGTGTTTTTCGGATGGAGTGCTGGAAGTATTGCCGCCGAAAGTGCTCAAAGACAAGGAGGACAGGTTGCTGGAGATCGTGCGAGATCACGGCGACAGCCTGGAATCTGTGTGTTCGGCGCTGGGTATTGAGGATGTCAGTGAAACGCCTGACGACATCGCGATTATGACGGTTATCAAGAGGTAA
- a CDS encoding STAS domain-containing protein, whose amino-acid sequence MRPGQILVADHAGVYVIKMVGDVRLTLCISFDQFIDTMFSRDDFCDVMFDLSEAEAIDSTTLGLMAKIALQGREEKGITPVIFSNNDSINRLLQTMGFQEIFTIVSDLEAPVQPEQPLAMDATEEQQVKEKVIEAHKILMGLNQDNRETFRNLVKMLEER is encoded by the coding sequence ATGCGTCCCGGTCAGATTTTGGTTGCGGATCACGCAGGAGTCTACGTCATCAAAATGGTTGGTGACGTGAGGCTGACGCTGTGCATCTCGTTCGACCAGTTTATTGATACCATGTTCAGCCGGGACGATTTCTGTGATGTGATGTTCGATCTGTCCGAGGCTGAAGCCATCGACAGCACCACTTTGGGTCTGATGGCCAAAATTGCCTTGCAGGGGCGCGAGGAAAAAGGCATCACGCCGGTCATTTTCTCCAATAATGACAGTATCAACCGGCTGCTGCAGACCATGGGATTCCAGGAAATCTTCACAATTGTGAGTGACCTGGAAGCACCCGTGCAGCCTGAGCAGCCCCTGGCGATGGATGCCACCGAGGAGCAGCAGGTAAAGGAAAAGGTGATTGAGGCCCACAAGATATTGATGGGGCTGAACCAGGACAATCGCGAAACCTTCCGGAATCTGGTAAAAATGCTCGAAGAGCGCTGA
- a CDS encoding serine/threonine-protein kinase — protein MQIPGYKIIDTLGEGGMARVYLAIQESFEREVALKVLDPHLSRDPTFGERFLHEARIVSRLVHPNIVTVYDVGVHRGNHFLSMEYVPGRDLKHRRFELSLYECIGVIKDVARALDYAGRKGCVHRDVKPDNIMLHAEDGRAVLMDFGIARIVDQTSAMTQTGTTVGTPHYMSPEHARGAAVDSRSDLYSLGVVLFLLLTGHLPYDSDSAVAIGVMHISDSIPRLPEHLAALQPLIDRILAKAPEDRFQTGDELVEALEAFDRDTLDALERAGERSLLHEADGESPTLVQPQAVMAESSSGGEAGADADLGVSGDYLAVHDEDRIDRENNAGEPRQGVWGWVLLFGLLVGIGVYVWQEPLRAEWERRVAPRLSEGETPGLVAEEPEPVSRAAGDSNAGQTVAQTDDRSSPELDVAEGQQETALNDPETALAEEMTAERSVGDASEEPQVPEEDAASGTDRDEPPSDPVTVNLPQSDEPVAQPSRDERIAAVSDAAEALAGQGDLAAALLEIDRAMTEFPDSEKLALQRERLEAQRSRLQEAEAERRARAAREAQLQEWISAIETRLANDDLEGAGEQLREARNEFANSSALLALEVEWSERRDLAQQPTIEQAQVSSEPMDNLQGEQQGTLAPARVLYAGFAYRNFGETSSVIQAILYDGSRQLQIALVPVIVQGDEGARFFRLERPVTGFVEGGYHLDLVSDGEALSSVSFQIGG, from the coding sequence ATGCAGATACCCGGCTATAAAATCATCGACACCCTGGGCGAAGGCGGTATGGCCCGGGTGTATCTGGCGATCCAGGAAAGTTTCGAGCGCGAAGTGGCGCTCAAGGTTCTGGACCCCCACCTCTCCCGCGACCCGACCTTCGGCGAACGATTCCTGCACGAAGCCCGTATAGTCAGCCGTCTGGTTCACCCGAATATTGTCACGGTCTACGATGTCGGTGTGCATCGGGGCAACCACTTTCTGTCCATGGAGTACGTTCCGGGCCGGGACCTGAAGCACCGCCGCTTTGAGCTGAGCCTCTATGAGTGCATCGGCGTGATCAAGGATGTCGCCCGGGCGCTGGATTATGCGGGTCGCAAGGGCTGTGTGCACCGGGACGTAAAACCCGACAACATCATGCTGCATGCCGAGGACGGGCGCGCGGTGTTGATGGATTTCGGTATCGCCCGCATCGTGGATCAGACCTCCGCCATGACCCAGACCGGAACCACGGTGGGCACGCCGCACTACATGAGCCCCGAGCACGCCCGGGGCGCGGCCGTGGACAGTCGTTCCGACCTGTACAGTCTCGGGGTGGTTCTCTTCCTCCTGTTGACCGGACACCTCCCCTACGACTCGGACTCCGCGGTCGCCATAGGCGTGATGCACATTTCTGACAGCATCCCGCGCTTGCCGGAGCATCTGGCGGCGCTTCAGCCCCTGATAGACCGGATTCTGGCCAAAGCGCCGGAGGATCGCTTCCAGACGGGGGATGAGCTGGTGGAGGCCCTGGAGGCCTTCGATCGGGACACGCTGGACGCCCTCGAACGGGCGGGAGAGCGGTCCCTGCTGCACGAAGCCGACGGTGAATCGCCCACGCTGGTTCAGCCTCAGGCGGTCATGGCCGAGTCCTCGAGTGGCGGTGAGGCGGGGGCTGATGCGGACCTCGGCGTTTCCGGTGATTACCTGGCAGTTCACGATGAGGACCGTATTGACCGGGAGAATAATGCGGGCGAACCCCGCCAGGGGGTGTGGGGCTGGGTCCTCCTGTTTGGGCTGCTGGTCGGTATCGGGGTTTATGTCTGGCAAGAGCCTTTGCGCGCCGAGTGGGAGCGCCGAGTGGCTCCACGGCTGTCAGAGGGAGAAACTCCCGGCCTAGTGGCTGAAGAACCGGAGCCGGTGTCCAGGGCGGCGGGTGACTCCAATGCTGGTCAGACGGTGGCACAGACCGATGATAGGTCGTCGCCCGAGCTTGACGTCGCTGAGGGGCAGCAGGAAACCGCCCTCAATGATCCGGAGACGGCGCTTGCCGAGGAAATGACCGCTGAGCGCTCAGTGGGTGACGCATCTGAAGAGCCTCAGGTCCCTGAAGAAGACGCGGCGTCCGGGACGGACAGAGACGAGCCCCCGTCGGATCCGGTCACGGTGAATCTGCCGCAATCCGATGAGCCTGTAGCGCAGCCGAGTCGGGATGAACGAATTGCGGCGGTGAGCGACGCGGCGGAGGCATTGGCCGGGCAGGGCGATTTGGCAGCCGCGCTGCTGGAAATCGATCGGGCCATGACCGAATTCCCGGACAGTGAGAAGCTGGCCCTGCAGCGTGAGCGACTGGAGGCACAAAGGTCCCGCCTTCAGGAGGCGGAAGCCGAACGCCGGGCCCGGGCGGCTCGAGAGGCGCAGTTACAGGAGTGGATCAGCGCGATCGAAACCCGGCTGGCCAATGACGACCTCGAGGGCGCGGGCGAGCAGTTGCGCGAAGCGCGCAACGAATTTGCCAACAGCAGCGCCCTGCTCGCGTTGGAGGTCGAGTGGAGTGAGCGTCGGGATCTTGCCCAGCAGCCGACCATTGAGCAGGCACAAGTCAGCTCTGAGCCCATGGACAACCTGCAGGGAGAGCAGCAGGGAACGCTGGCGCCAGCCCGAGTGCTCTATGCGGGGTTCGCCTACCGGAATTTCGGTGAGACAAGCTCGGTCATACAGGCTATTCTGTATGACGGCTCACGCCAACTGCAGATTGCACTGGTACCGGTGATCGTCCAGGGGGATGAGGGAGCCCGGTTTTTTCGACTTGAGCGCCCGGTGACCGGTTTTGTCGAGGGCGGCTATCATCTGGACCTGGTCTCGGATGGAGAGGCGCTGTCCAGCGTGTCATTTCAGATCGGTGGCTGA